In Primulina eburnea isolate SZY01 chromosome 14, ASM2296580v1, whole genome shotgun sequence, the following proteins share a genomic window:
- the LOC140812595 gene encoding beta-glucosidase 18-like → MKKNTTTGSVSRFLILLLQAIVAVKSSIDIKRSDFPDGFLFGTATSAYQIEGAYLEDGSGPSNWDHFCGNLSNGENGYIAEDYYHRYMEDIEIMHSLGVNAYRFSISWSRVLPKGKFGEVNQAAIIFYSKIIDNILLKGIQPFVTIHHFDYPQELEDRYGGWLSPLMQEDFVYFAEICFKNFADRVKYWATINEPNLFVEMAYVRGTYPPARCSPPYGNCAQGNSDVEPLTAVNNMLLAHAKASKLYGEQFKLEVNGMIGIIVHAFMYIPLTDNKEDKEAAKRALAFNVAWILDPVVFGDYPPEMRRYHGNELSNFSSDERALLRESIDFIGINHYSTLYAKDCIYSSCICNDSSCTKGSDRPLRGFVSTFVERKGVPIGEPTGMIRFFVVPKGMEDIVLYVKERYHNKAIFVTENGYSSPDNEDESYQHDVKRINFHKSYLSYLAKATRNGADVRGYFIWTLMDDFEWANGYKTKFGLYRVHHPTLNRIPKLSAGWYRDFLSNASSSDVESSNNILSDGKKYMAY, encoded by the exons atgaagaaaaatacgACAACGGGCAGCGTCTCCCGCTTCTTAATTCTGCTTCTACAGGCAATTGTGGCCGTAAAATCCTCCATCGACATCAAAAGATCGGATTTTCCAGATGGGTTTCTCTTCGGAACTGCTACTTCTGCGTATCAA ATTGAAGGAGCATATCTTGAAGATGGTAGCGGTCCAAGTAACTGGGATCATTTTTGCG gTAATTTATCAAATGGGGAAAACGGTTATATAGCTGAGGATTATTACCATCGGTACATG GAAGACATTGAGATAATGCATTCTCTTGGGGTTAATGCTTACCGATTCTCAATTTCTTGGAGCAGAGTTCTTCCTA AAGGGAAGTTTGGGGAGGTTAACCAAGCCGCTATCATCTTCTATAGCAAAATTATAGATAACATCCTACTCAAAG GAATTCAGCCTTTTGTGACTATTCACCACTTTGACTATCCTCAAGAACTTGAAGACAGATATGGGGGCTGGCTCAGTCCTTTAATGCA GGAAGACTTCGTCTATTTTGCTGAAAtatgtttcaagaattttgcggACCGAGTGAAGTATTGGGCTACAATAAACGAGCCAAACTTATTTGTTGAAATGGCTTATGTAAGAGGAACATACCCACCTGCTCGTTGTTCACCGCCATATGGCAACTGTGCACAAGGAAATTCAGATGTGGAGCCTTTGACTGCCGTGAACAACATGTTGCTGGCCCATGCCAAAGCTTCAAAACTGTATGGCGAGCAGTTTAAG TTGGAAGTTAATGGTATGATCGGCATCATTGTCCATGCGTTTATGTACATACCACTGACGGATAATAAGGAAGACAAAGAAGCTGCAAAGAGGGCCTTGGCTTTTAATGTTGCCTG GATTTTGGATCCTGTTGTATTTGGCGACTATCCCCCAGAAATGAGACGTTACCATGGAAACgaattatcaaatttttcgtCAGATGAAAGGGCTCTTCTACGAGAGAGTATTGACTTTATTGGGATAAACCATTATAGCACATTGTATGCAAAGGATTGTATCTATTCGAGTTGCATCTGCAATGATTCTAGCTGCACTAAAGGTAGTGACCGTCCACTCCGAGGATTTGTGTCCACTTTTGTAGagcgcaaaggtgttcccattGGAGAACCT ACAGGGATGATCCGATTTTTCGTTGTTCCGAAAGGCATGGAAGATATTGTGTTGTATGTTAAGGAGAGATACCATAATAAGGCCATTTTTGTGACTGAGAATG GTTATTCTTCCCCGGACAATGAAGATGAAAGTTACCAACATGACGTGAAACgaataaattttcataaatcgTACCTTTCTTATCTTGCTAAAGCTACAAG GAATGGGGCTGATGTGCGGGGATATTTTATATGGACTTTGATGGATGATTTTGAATGGGCAAATGGATACAAGACGAAATTCGGATTGTACCGAGTCCATCATCCAACATTAAACAGAATTCCGAAACTATCTGCTGGTTGGTATAGAGATTTCTTGAGCAATGCTAGCTCCAGCGACGTCGAATCCTCTAATAATATTTTGTCTGATGGGAAGAAATACATGGCATATTAG